A DNA window from Paenibacillus andongensis contains the following coding sequences:
- a CDS encoding YphA family membrane protein: MNAGYLSLILLCITLILFASGWKELYIRSISHKGMLLFFASWIVFSRFTVTIQHIQVGLVYVWVLLISLGILYKTKGFIHKLHLLSIGLLLGSLHFLLHQLLEMDPILIVRNSEWDTALLLAVVVLVLQRSAWEQIAALSIGYLLGDMYQAGIHPVNGYHQVGKATFQDQWWLSVFAARTMTIILQSAYNGCRSIIRSWMNRRGGWKK; the protein is encoded by the coding sequence ATGAACGCCGGTTATTTGTCTCTAATTCTCCTTTGTATCACGTTGATCTTATTTGCCAGCGGATGGAAAGAACTGTACATCAGAAGTATATCGCACAAGGGCATGCTTCTTTTTTTTGCCTCATGGATTGTCTTTTCCAGGTTTACCGTAACGATTCAGCATATTCAAGTAGGGCTCGTTTATGTTTGGGTTCTGCTCATTAGTCTAGGAATTCTTTATAAGACAAAAGGGTTCATACATAAGCTTCATTTACTTTCCATCGGCCTTTTATTAGGTTCTCTTCATTTCTTGCTGCATCAGCTGCTTGAGATGGATCCCATACTTATCGTTCGTAACTCGGAGTGGGATACAGCTTTATTGCTTGCCGTTGTAGTTCTCGTATTACAGCGCAGTGCATGGGAGCAGATCGCAGCACTCTCGATTGGCTACTTATTAGGAGATATGTATCAAGCGGGAATTCATCCGGTAAATGGTTACCATCAAGTCGGTAAGGCGACTTTTCAAGACCAATGGTGGCTATCTGTTTTTGCGGCAAGAACGATGACCATCATCCTTCAATCCGCTTATAACGGCTGTCGAAGTATCATACGCAGCTGGATGAACCGAAGAGGAGGCTGGAAGAAGTAA
- the fni gene encoding type 2 isopentenyl-diphosphate Delta-isomerase, giving the protein MRISRKMEHVHYALELGQSRQQGLSDIKLVHNCLPETSTDHIALTTEIGDLIMSSPILINAMTGGAQETESINRELAILAREKGMAMAVGSQMSAIKNSEVASSYQVVRRENPKGIVFANLGSEATTEQAVRAVDMIEADALQIHLNVMQELIMPEGDRSFVGMLGRIEAIVRHVQVPVIVKEVGFGILKDNAKQLQSIGVRFLDVGGSGGTNFAAIENARRPAALEWLNDWGTPTSISLLEALSVYPRGGVIASGGITNALEAAKALTLGASAVGMAGAFLRVLRSEGVDELHHFADELHQGLILIMTALGANTIQALGNCPVVIMGETAEWCQTRGINLTSYAERANRSK; this is encoded by the coding sequence ATGCGCATCTCACGCAAAATGGAGCATGTCCATTACGCGCTGGAGCTTGGTCAATCGCGGCAGCAAGGGCTGTCGGATATCAAGCTTGTGCATAACTGTCTACCTGAGACTTCGACGGATCATATAGCATTAACTACGGAAATCGGCGATCTCATTATGAGTTCGCCGATTTTAATTAATGCAATGACGGGCGGCGCTCAGGAGACGGAAAGCATTAATCGTGAATTGGCCATCTTGGCAAGGGAAAAGGGCATGGCTATGGCTGTTGGATCTCAGATGTCAGCAATTAAAAACAGTGAGGTTGCTTCGAGCTATCAAGTTGTTCGCCGCGAAAATCCCAAAGGGATCGTATTCGCGAATTTGGGAAGCGAGGCAACCACCGAGCAAGCTGTCCGTGCTGTCGATATGATTGAAGCGGATGCGCTTCAAATTCATCTGAATGTGATGCAGGAGCTCATTATGCCGGAAGGGGATCGCAGCTTTGTGGGCATGCTCGGGCGCATTGAGGCGATTGTTCGGCATGTACAGGTACCCGTCATCGTGAAGGAAGTTGGCTTTGGAATCCTGAAGGATAACGCCAAACAATTGCAGAGCATCGGCGTCCGCTTTTTAGATGTCGGCGGCTCGGGCGGCACGAATTTCGCCGCTATAGAGAATGCCAGACGTCCAGCGGCTTTGGAGTGGTTGAACGATTGGGGCACGCCAACCAGCATCTCCTTACTAGAGGCGCTCTCGGTTTATCCGCGAGGCGGAGTTATTGCTTCTGGCGGCATTACGAACGCTTTAGAAGCGGCCAAAGCGTTGACGCTCGGAGCATCAGCGGTTGGCATGGCAGGCGCATTCCTGAGGGTTTTGCGCAGCGAGGGTGTCGATGAGCTCCACCATTTTGCTGATGAGCTACATCAAGGACTTATTCTTATTATGACTGCGCTAGGAGCTAATACGATTCAGGCTTTGGGGAATTGTCCAGTTGTCATCATGGGCGAAACGGCAGAATGGTGCCAAACAAGAGGGATTAATTTAACTTCATATGCAGAAAGAGCCAATCGGAGTAAATAA
- the rpsA gene encoding 30S ribosomal protein S1 gives MSDEVKVEDQTQEVQESAVSQAEAEHALNNVAVLKKGATVKGKIVKVDADQAFVDIGYKYDGVIPVRELSSDAEATLLGQEVELKVVSINDAKETLVLSKRVVDNSKVWESLQGQLDSKEIIEAAVTEVVKGGLVVDIGVRGFVPASMVERQFVEDFSSYKGRTLRLRVKEIDREKNKVILSQKDVLDEEFEANKKKIIEGLQVGQVLEGTVQRLTQFGAFIDIGGIDGLVHISELAWHHVEQASDVVKEGDKVKVQILKLDPSNDKISLSIKATQAGPWSNVENDFKAGDIVTGTVKRLAAFGAFVEVAPGVEGLVHISQIAHRHIGTPHEVLKEGQEVQVKILEINTAEKRVSLSIKDTEEAPAAPAGAAAPSAGKPERERQPRGDRDRGNSASHQKEIAGNENVSLSNQGLSMTLGERFGDKLSKFKK, from the coding sequence ATGTCAGATGAAGTAAAAGTTGAAGATCAAACGCAAGAAGTACAAGAATCAGCCGTATCGCAAGCAGAAGCTGAGCACGCTCTTAACAACGTTGCTGTGCTGAAGAAAGGCGCTACCGTTAAAGGTAAAATTGTTAAGGTAGACGCAGATCAAGCCTTCGTGGATATCGGTTACAAATACGATGGTGTTATCCCTGTTCGCGAGCTGTCTTCCGATGCGGAAGCAACTTTGCTTGGACAAGAAGTTGAACTGAAAGTTGTTTCAATCAACGATGCGAAAGAAACTTTGGTTCTTTCCAAACGTGTTGTTGACAACAGCAAAGTATGGGAGTCACTGCAAGGTCAACTGGATAGCAAAGAAATCATTGAAGCTGCTGTAACTGAAGTTGTAAAAGGTGGCCTTGTTGTGGATATCGGCGTTCGTGGATTCGTACCTGCTTCCATGGTTGAGCGTCAATTCGTTGAAGATTTCTCCTCTTACAAAGGCCGCACATTGCGCCTTCGTGTAAAAGAAATTGATCGCGAGAAAAACAAAGTGATCCTTTCTCAAAAAGATGTTCTAGATGAAGAATTCGAAGCTAACAAAAAGAAAATCATCGAAGGTCTTCAAGTGGGTCAAGTACTGGAAGGTACTGTTCAACGCTTGACACAATTCGGTGCGTTTATTGATATCGGTGGTATCGATGGACTTGTACACATCTCCGAGCTAGCTTGGCACCATGTAGAACAAGCTTCTGATGTTGTCAAAGAAGGCGATAAAGTGAAGGTGCAAATCCTTAAGCTTGATCCTTCCAATGATAAAATCAGCTTAAGCATCAAAGCTACACAAGCAGGTCCATGGTCCAATGTGGAGAATGATTTCAAAGCTGGCGATATCGTAACAGGTACAGTGAAACGTCTTGCAGCTTTCGGCGCATTCGTTGAAGTGGCTCCTGGTGTTGAAGGTCTTGTGCATATTTCCCAAATTGCTCACCGTCACATCGGTACTCCGCATGAAGTATTGAAAGAAGGCCAAGAAGTTCAAGTGAAAATCTTGGAAATCAATACGGCTGAGAAACGCGTTAGCTTGAGTATTAAAGACACTGAAGAAGCTCCAGCAGCTCCTGCTGGTGCAGCGGCTCCTTCTGCTGGTAAACCAGAGAGAGAAAGACAACCAAGAGGCGATCGTGACCGCGGAAACAGCGCAAGTCACCAAAAAGAGATTGCTGGCAATGAGAACGTGTCCTTGAGCAATCAAGGTCTGTCCATGACACTTGGCGAGCGTTTTGGCGATAAACTTTCCAAATTCAAAAAGTAA
- a CDS encoding lysophospholipid acyltransferase family protein yields the protein MLYRIGRALFRFVFTLFFRMQALGMENVPTHGAVVLCGNHTSLLDPPLLGTPLKRMVHFMAKAELFDIPVLGSIISKVGAFPVKRGGVSRESIRLAVQLLRDGNMLGVFPEGSRNNAGGMGKKGAASLALKSGAAVVPVAIIGNYSLFRRMTIVYGKPLDLSAYAGASSEDLEQATEAIMKEIRRLHTAYSKG from the coding sequence ATGCTTTATCGCATCGGCAGGGCTTTATTTCGTTTTGTATTTACTTTGTTTTTCCGTATGCAGGCTTTAGGAATGGAGAATGTTCCTACACATGGAGCGGTTGTGCTTTGCGGGAATCATACCAGTTTGTTGGATCCGCCTTTGTTAGGAACTCCGCTTAAGCGTATGGTTCATTTCATGGCGAAGGCCGAACTGTTTGATATCCCTGTGTTGGGTTCCATTATTTCTAAAGTAGGTGCTTTCCCTGTCAAACGCGGTGGCGTTAGCAGAGAATCGATCCGACTTGCGGTACAATTGCTTCGCGATGGTAACATGTTGGGCGTTTTCCCAGAAGGATCGCGGAACAACGCCGGAGGGATGGGCAAGAAGGGCGCAGCCAGTCTTGCACTTAAATCTGGAGCTGCCGTAGTTCCTGTGGCTATTATAGGCAATTATTCCTTATTCCGCCGCATGACAATTGTATATGGAAAACCGCTTGACCTAAGTGCTTATGCGGGTGCAAGCTCCGAAGATTTGGAGCAGGCAACGGAAGCTATTATGAAAGAAATTCGCCGATTACATACTGCTTATAGCAAAGGTTAA
- the cmk gene encoding (d)CMP kinase, whose amino-acid sequence MEKFNIAIDGPAGAGKSTIARLVARALGFVYVDTGAMYRAVTWKVQQEGLLPDQELEVAALANRMKIELIPREEGQQVIVDGVDVTKEIRTTAITDHVSQIASYGAIRQLLVTLQKQMAITKGVVMDGRDIGTHVMPDAELKVFLTASVKERAERRFKEMQTSGTCTLTLSELEQDIARRDQLDQDREISPLRRAHDAVLMDSTSMTIEEVVDEILGLCKDKVGGGK is encoded by the coding sequence TTGGAAAAGTTCAATATTGCCATTGATGGTCCTGCTGGAGCCGGTAAAAGCACCATTGCGCGGCTAGTAGCTAGGGCACTTGGTTTCGTTTACGTGGATACAGGAGCCATGTATCGGGCAGTAACGTGGAAAGTACAACAAGAAGGGCTGCTACCTGATCAAGAACTAGAAGTGGCTGCCTTGGCGAATCGCATGAAGATTGAGCTCATTCCTCGCGAGGAGGGACAACAGGTTATCGTGGATGGCGTCGATGTGACCAAAGAAATTCGTACGACAGCCATAACGGATCATGTCTCCCAAATCGCTAGCTACGGAGCTATACGCCAGCTCCTGGTAACTCTTCAGAAGCAAATGGCCATAACCAAAGGCGTAGTCATGGATGGCCGTGACATCGGTACTCATGTTATGCCTGATGCCGAGCTCAAAGTATTTCTGACAGCTAGCGTAAAGGAAAGAGCAGAGCGTCGATTCAAAGAGATGCAAACCAGCGGGACTTGCACCCTTACGCTCTCTGAACTTGAACAGGACATTGCTAGGCGCGATCAACTGGACCAGGATAGAGAGATTTCACCGCTTAGACGAGCTCACGATGCAGTATTAATGGACAGTACTTCAATGACCATTGAGGAAGTTGTGGACGAAATCCTTGGGCTTTGCAAAGACAAAGTCGGAGGTGGCAAATAA
- a CDS encoding flagellar brake protein translates to MLPKVNQILHMQVNSIDDEESKIEYKSRIADVTDSVIAIEVPLNEKTGRLKKLYQGDELSTFFLGQGGVKHYFTTSVTGFREDVIRLVELRKPEPEAITQVQRRSFLRVLAELEIAVKLSDQIQFIGVTDDVGGGGISFICEGHIPIGMNAIISCWVLAPFKNGNIEHIPFIGEVVRVKQLESGKQLAMIRFTDIADRERQKLIRFCFERQMDFRKR, encoded by the coding sequence TTGCTTCCTAAAGTCAACCAGATCTTACATATGCAAGTGAATAGCATCGACGATGAAGAATCCAAAATTGAGTACAAGTCGAGAATTGCTGACGTTACGGATAGTGTGATTGCCATTGAGGTTCCGCTAAATGAGAAAACAGGCCGACTCAAGAAGCTTTATCAAGGTGATGAATTAAGCACATTCTTTTTAGGTCAAGGCGGAGTGAAGCACTACTTCACAACTTCCGTTACTGGTTTCAGAGAAGACGTGATTCGCTTAGTGGAACTGCGTAAACCAGAGCCCGAAGCCATTACGCAAGTTCAACGCAGAAGTTTTCTAAGGGTACTCGCAGAGCTTGAAATTGCCGTTAAATTGTCAGATCAAATTCAATTCATTGGTGTGACAGACGATGTCGGCGGTGGCGGGATTTCGTTTATCTGTGAGGGACATATCCCAATCGGAATGAATGCCATTATCTCTTGTTGGGTTCTAGCTCCATTCAAGAATGGTAATATTGAACATATTCCGTTTATTGGCGAGGTTGTCCGCGTTAAACAGCTAGAGTCTGGCAAGCAATTGGCTATGATTAGATTTACGGATATAGCCGATCGTGAACGTCAGAAACTTATTCGCTTTTGCTTCGAGCGACAAATGGATTTCCGTAAACGATAA
- the ypeB gene encoding germination protein YpeB — protein sequence MYKRLSIVMFPFLLIALIGASVWGYLEHQEKNTILIKAENQYQRAFHDLSFHVDKLHTELGNTLAVNATSEPSYRKGLVNVWRLTSQAQSDITQLPLTLLPFNKTEDFLANMANFSYRMSVRDMTKQPLNEQEIKTLNALYDHSSEITKEIRGVQEKVLSKNLRWMDVEVALASKNEPHDNAIIDGFSTVDKKVGAYEELNWGPGNLSIFSKNDGSVLSGNDMTADQIKQKAAQFLGQSDTSAMKVVENGSSAPEFQSFSVVVPGGNGSENDIQMDYTKKGGHLIYFMKPRTVKESKFDLRHARDIANEFLDQHEYKDMSAVSYDQYQNIANIIFAKREKDVTIYPQQVSVKVALDTLEVIGVQATDYIFGQKQRAIGQPKMSAAEARKQLSPKMEVTGESLAIIKNELDEEVLCHEFIGKMNNNIYRVYMNSENGMEEKIETIRPEQAEAAAAAKK from the coding sequence GTGTATAAAAGATTAAGTATTGTCATGTTTCCATTCCTCTTGATTGCCTTGATTGGTGCTTCAGTGTGGGGATACTTGGAACATCAGGAGAAGAATACGATTTTGATCAAAGCGGAGAATCAGTATCAACGTGCTTTCCATGATCTTTCTTTCCATGTGGATAAGCTTCATACAGAGCTTGGTAATACGTTGGCTGTTAACGCAACCTCGGAGCCATCTTACCGAAAGGGACTGGTGAATGTATGGCGGCTAACGAGTCAAGCGCAAAGCGATATTACGCAGCTCCCGCTAACCCTGCTGCCGTTCAACAAAACCGAAGATTTCTTAGCTAATATGGCTAATTTCTCATACCGAATGTCCGTACGTGACATGACGAAACAGCCTCTAAATGAGCAAGAAATAAAAACGTTAAACGCTCTCTACGATCATTCCTCCGAGATAACGAAGGAAATTCGCGGTGTTCAGGAAAAGGTTTTGTCTAAAAACTTGCGATGGATGGACGTCGAGGTCGCCCTAGCTTCTAAAAATGAACCACATGATAATGCGATCATTGATGGCTTTTCAACCGTTGACAAAAAAGTTGGAGCCTATGAGGAACTAAACTGGGGACCGGGGAATTTAAGTATTTTTTCAAAAAATGATGGTAGCGTTTTGTCAGGGAATGACATGACGGCAGATCAAATTAAGCAAAAAGCAGCGCAATTTCTGGGACAGAGTGATACGAGCGCGATGAAAGTAGTTGAGAATGGCAGCAGTGCGCCAGAATTTCAAAGCTTTAGCGTAGTGGTTCCAGGCGGAAACGGCAGTGAAAATGATATTCAGATGGATTACACCAAAAAAGGCGGCCATCTCATTTATTTTATGAAGCCGCGAACTGTAAAAGAATCCAAGTTTGATCTTAGACATGCGCGGGATATTGCTAATGAGTTCTTAGATCAACATGAATATAAAGATATGAGCGCAGTTAGCTATGATCAATATCAAAATATCGCTAACATCATTTTCGCTAAGCGAGAAAAGGATGTTACGATTTATCCACAGCAGGTTAGTGTTAAAGTAGCTTTGGACACGCTAGAAGTCATTGGTGTGCAGGCAACAGATTATATATTTGGTCAGAAACAACGCGCGATTGGTCAGCCCAAAATGTCTGCAGCCGAAGCACGTAAGCAGCTTAGCCCGAAAATGGAAGTGACTGGCGAGTCTTTGGCGATTATCAAAAATGAATTAGACGAAGAAGTGCTTTGCCATGAATTTATTGGGAAAATGAACAATAACATATATCGTGTTTATATGAATAGTGAGAATGGAATGGAAGAGAAAATTGAGACCATTCGCCCTGAACAGGCAGAAGCAGCAGCTGCCGCAAAGAAATAA
- the prsW gene encoding glutamic-type intramembrane protease PrsW, which yields MQILPIIMAAIAPGLSLLTYFYLKDRYETEPIHLVIRMFLFGVLLVYPTMVLQNALIEEFGKGTFFSAFFLSGGIEEFMKWFVLYHLIFRHEAFDEPYDGIVYAVAVSLGYATLENIIYAFLNASSFSALMIRALLPVSAHALFGVMMGYYLGKAKFIPHKARRYLWISLLLPILWHGLFDYILLLFKSNWIWIMIPVMSFLWIRTIWRVDRANAHSPLRIATAEEKIKVS from the coding sequence TTGCAAATTCTGCCGATTATTATGGCAGCCATAGCACCAGGTCTCTCATTGCTAACGTACTTTTACTTGAAGGACCGATATGAAACTGAACCGATTCATTTGGTTATTCGAATGTTTTTGTTCGGTGTTCTGCTTGTATACCCTACGATGGTACTGCAGAATGCGTTGATAGAGGAGTTTGGAAAAGGTACGTTTTTCTCGGCCTTTTTTCTATCTGGTGGCATTGAAGAGTTTATGAAATGGTTTGTCCTCTATCATTTGATTTTTAGGCATGAAGCCTTTGATGAACCCTATGATGGAATTGTGTATGCGGTGGCCGTAAGCTTAGGTTATGCGACATTGGAAAATATCATTTATGCTTTCCTGAATGCCTCATCATTCTCTGCACTGATGATTCGCGCCCTGCTGCCTGTTTCAGCGCATGCTTTGTTCGGTGTCATGATGGGTTACTACTTGGGTAAAGCTAAATTCATTCCGCACAAAGCGCGAAGGTATCTTTGGATTTCGTTGCTGCTGCCTATTTTGTGGCATGGATTGTTTGATTATATTTTGCTTTTATTCAAATCGAACTGGATTTGGATCATGATTCCTGTTATGTCTTTTTTATGGATTCGTACAATTTGGCGGGTCGACCGTGCGAATGCTCATTCCCCACTTCGCATCGCGACTGCAGAAGAGAAGATTAAAGTGAGCTAA
- a CDS encoding DnaB-like helicase C-terminal domain-containing protein — MTSIDLKRLAPTLAAVDLDGLLAYYQKQLREEAYFYLQKRGITEETVIQYRIGFEIGKIGFYVNQNQLGDYFEHRVIVPIRNYDGEIVDLIGRSIDNREPKYKPLYGLDQYLFNYSALEDSDEVVLCNGIFDVLTLTQAKMPAVCVPDNGIFKEQHLSLFAGKRVYICLGNDETGRRDSARIEALLREQGNETYIINLPETIRDINDLFMRAQNPVETFLALVNQTVEETRLVPVAPDIKNSTVYLEEYMKRFRGQVASIRTGFAKLDHLLFGGFGNGLYLLAGSGSIGKSMLLKQIADELAFQQNPVIFVSWDMTNFELWARSIARIIGIAPQKVLGGKIEPEQVAEANKQYVKISKMLWMLECTMDTTLDQVAASIERIAAVVGKEPVIFIDHLQRIPAVKGVTPLTWEQQQAAIAYTLKQWSREWNCPIIAATALELGQDNVPYNVQASADVVMIMQPNESEKDQPQSISLVLKKNRNGTIGNIPLIFHNDRALFTE, encoded by the coding sequence ATGACTAGCATAGATCTCAAACGACTGGCGCCTACTCTGGCTGCTGTTGATTTGGACGGGTTATTGGCCTATTACCAAAAACAGCTCCGCGAGGAGGCTTATTTCTATTTACAAAAAAGAGGGATAACAGAAGAAACGGTTATACAGTACCGTATCGGCTTTGAGATTGGCAAGATAGGATTCTATGTTAATCAGAATCAGCTAGGTGATTATTTCGAGCATAGAGTTATTGTTCCTATCCGGAACTACGACGGCGAAATTGTCGACTTAATCGGACGCTCGATAGACAATAGAGAACCGAAATATAAACCCTTATATGGTTTAGATCAGTATCTATTTAATTATTCAGCACTTGAAGATTCAGATGAAGTTGTTCTTTGCAACGGGATTTTCGATGTCCTAACCTTAACTCAGGCCAAAATGCCAGCTGTTTGTGTACCTGATAACGGTATATTTAAAGAACAACATTTATCATTATTTGCCGGTAAACGGGTTTATATTTGCCTGGGGAATGATGAGACCGGAAGAAGGGATTCTGCACGTATAGAAGCCTTATTAAGGGAACAGGGTAATGAGACGTATATTATTAATTTACCCGAAACAATTCGGGATATTAACGATTTGTTCATGCGAGCTCAGAATCCGGTTGAGACTTTTCTGGCATTAGTGAATCAAACCGTTGAGGAAACCAGGCTAGTCCCTGTAGCTCCGGATATTAAAAATAGCACTGTTTATTTAGAAGAATATATGAAACGGTTCCGCGGGCAAGTCGCTAGTATCCGCACTGGCTTTGCTAAGCTGGACCATTTACTTTTCGGCGGCTTCGGGAATGGCTTGTATTTATTAGCAGGTTCTGGCTCTATTGGCAAAAGCATGCTGCTTAAACAAATCGCCGATGAACTTGCTTTTCAACAGAATCCGGTCATTTTTGTGTCATGGGATATGACGAATTTCGAACTATGGGCACGCAGCATAGCAAGGATTATTGGCATAGCTCCACAGAAAGTGCTCGGGGGCAAAATTGAGCCTGAACAGGTTGCAGAAGCGAATAAGCAATATGTGAAAATTAGTAAAATGCTTTGGATGCTTGAATGTACGATGGATACAACGCTTGATCAAGTAGCCGCTTCCATTGAACGGATTGCGGCTGTTGTTGGCAAAGAACCTGTAATTTTCATTGATCATTTGCAGCGTATTCCTGCAGTTAAAGGGGTAACACCACTAACTTGGGAGCAGCAGCAGGCTGCGATTGCCTATACGCTTAAACAATGGTCCAGAGAATGGAATTGCCCTATTATCGCAGCTACGGCTTTAGAGCTTGGCCAAGATAACGTGCCTTACAATGTCCAAGCTTCAGCAGATGTGGTCATGATTATGCAGCCTAATGAATCAGAAAAGGATCAACCGCAGTCCATATCGCTTGTATTGAAGAAGAATCGTAATGGTACAATAGGGAATATCCCACTCATTTTCCACAATGATCGTGCATTGTTTACCGAATAA
- a CDS encoding genetic competence negative regulator translates to MKIERLSQDKIRIFLTFDDLTERGIQKDDMWREIPKVHELFSEMMDQAYSELGFDPSGPLAVEVFALPAQGMVVIVTRGKLDLYANSDAYDDHEAEEVYEMEVTLEQSDLVSYAFRDFEDLLRVSKVINPLLMEGGTLYSYKGKYILQLEPVDLEETKYQALIAVLSEFGEAASVTQAVLEEYGKTIIADDAVKVLCRHFK, encoded by the coding sequence ATGAAAATAGAACGCTTAAGTCAGGATAAGATACGGATTTTCCTAACATTCGATGACTTAACTGAACGCGGTATTCAAAAGGACGACATGTGGAGAGAAATTCCCAAAGTACACGAATTATTTAGTGAAATGATGGATCAAGCCTATTCAGAGCTCGGATTTGACCCGTCCGGCCCGCTTGCTGTTGAGGTGTTTGCACTTCCGGCACAAGGAATGGTTGTAATTGTAACCAGAGGGAAGCTTGATTTATATGCAAACTCAGATGCATATGACGATCATGAAGCTGAAGAAGTGTATGAAATGGAAGTAACGCTTGAACAAAGCGATTTAGTCTCCTATGCTTTCCGTGATTTTGAAGACCTGCTGCGTGTATCCAAAGTAATTAATCCCCTTCTCATGGAAGGCGGTACCCTTTATTCCTACAAAGGGAAATATATTTTACAACTCGAGCCTGTTGACCTCGAAGAAACGAAATACCAAGCGTTAATTGCAGTCTTATCTGAATTTGGCGAAGCCGCTTCCGTTACACAAGCTGTGCTTGAAGAATATGGGAAGACCATCATTGCAGATGATGCCGTTAAGGTACTCTGCCGTCATTTCAAATAA
- a CDS encoding polysaccharide deacetylase family protein, with the protein MNKKASVLMMSVMILLAACSANQTSPVATTSSTPVAVATTTPSPAPSATPVPTPTPTTTPSVPEAVKKEYHMNKNYDIVPNDPNGNKKIVLLTFDDGPKEQAMNQALIDILKKHNAKAIFFLNGYRIKQKPELVKLIHDSGNIIGNHAWDHDNLKSMTNEKIDQQVDDVQKIVKELTGQSPVFFRPPFGSGNDYLKTKIKDNKMLYMTWSNGSLDWDMTNKNNDSGKVIENVMKQLHPGSNILMHELPWTVKALDTLLTKLEEQGYSFVDPNAIELEMK; encoded by the coding sequence ATGAACAAAAAAGCCAGTGTACTAATGATGAGTGTCATGATCTTATTAGCAGCATGCAGTGCGAACCAGACAAGTCCAGTCGCAACAACTAGCTCTACACCGGTAGCAGTTGCCACTACAACACCGAGTCCTGCACCTTCTGCAACACCTGTACCAACTCCAACACCAACAACGACACCATCAGTTCCAGAAGCCGTCAAAAAAGAATATCATATGAACAAAAACTATGATATTGTACCAAACGATCCCAATGGAAACAAAAAGATCGTCCTTTTAACCTTTGATGACGGTCCTAAAGAACAAGCTATGAATCAGGCATTAATCGACATCCTAAAAAAACATAATGCCAAGGCAATCTTCTTCTTGAATGGATACCGTATCAAACAAAAGCCCGAACTTGTCAAACTCATTCATGACAGCGGTAATATCATTGGTAATCATGCCTGGGACCACGATAATTTGAAAAGCATGACAAATGAAAAGATTGACCAACAAGTGGATGATGTCCAAAAAATAGTAAAAGAATTAACCGGACAATCGCCTGTATTTTTCCGACCTCCTTTTGGTTCGGGCAATGACTATTTGAAAACCAAAATAAAAGACAATAAGATGCTTTATATGACATGGTCCAACGGTTCATTAGACTGGGATATGACCAATAAAAATAACGATTCCGGTAAAGTGATCGAAAACGTGATGAAACAATTGCATCCCGGCAGCAATATTTTGATGCACGAGCTGCCTTGGACAGTGAAAGCCTTAGATACTCTTCTTACCAAACTTGAGGAACAAGGATATTCATTCGTGGATCCGAATGCCATTGAGCTGGAAATGAAATGA